A single Micromonospora sp. CCTCC AA 2012012 DNA region contains:
- a CDS encoding molybdopterin-dependent oxidoreductase codes for MRRIFVPAGAGLLAAAAGVAVAELLATATRPQAAPLVAVGATVIDGAPTPVKEFAVRTFGTYDKPLLLAGIGLALAVLAGVTGVLARRRARYGLLGVALFGAVGVAAALTRPDARPTDALPALVGAAVAATLLGRLPLPGLTDASPDPGTADPSGTGEPSGTGGPVGPGRRELVRNAALVAAGTAVAGLGTAVLRRTGSADAARSRAAVRLPAPRDPARPLPAGTAPGFHTRTADFYRVDTALTVPRLDVDSWRLRLHGMVERPVELTFADLLDRGLIERDVTLSCVSNEVGGPYVGTTRWLGAPLAPLLRRAGIRAGADQLVARSAEGMTIGTPLATLLDGRDAMLAVGMDGAPLPFAHGFPVRMLTPGVYGYAGACKWVTELEVSTFDAFDAYWVRRGWARDAPVRTASRIDRPTPFAQLDAGTVGVAGVAWAQHRGISAVEVSVDDGPWRRARLLPTASTDTWVQWRYDWPATPGGHSLRVRATDGTGATQPEARRPPFPAGATGWHTVTVTVR; via the coding sequence GTGCGCCGCATCTTCGTACCGGCCGGAGCGGGGCTGCTCGCCGCCGCAGCCGGGGTGGCGGTCGCGGAGCTGCTCGCCACGGCGACCCGGCCACAGGCGGCCCCCCTGGTCGCGGTCGGTGCCACCGTCATCGACGGGGCACCGACCCCGGTCAAGGAGTTCGCGGTCCGCACCTTCGGCACGTACGACAAGCCGTTGCTGCTGGCCGGGATCGGCCTGGCGCTGGCCGTGCTGGCCGGCGTGACCGGGGTGCTGGCCCGGCGCCGGGCCCGGTACGGGCTGCTCGGGGTGGCGCTGTTCGGCGCGGTCGGCGTGGCCGCCGCGCTGACCCGACCGGACGCCCGGCCGACCGACGCCCTGCCGGCGCTGGTCGGCGCGGCCGTCGCCGCCACCCTGCTGGGCCGGCTTCCCCTGCCCGGCCTCACCGACGCGTCGCCGGACCCGGGCACGGCCGACCCGTCCGGTACGGGCGAACCGTCCGGTACGGGCGGACCGGTCGGGCCGGGCCGGCGGGAGCTGGTCCGCAACGCCGCGCTGGTGGCGGCCGGGACCGCGGTGGCCGGGCTCGGTACGGCGGTGCTCCGCCGGACCGGGTCGGCCGACGCGGCCCGGTCCCGGGCAGCCGTCCGGTTGCCCGCCCCGAGGGATCCGGCCCGGCCCCTGCCGGCCGGGACCGCCCCCGGCTTCCACACCCGGACCGCCGACTTCTACCGGGTGGACACCGCGCTGACCGTGCCCCGGCTGGACGTCGACTCCTGGCGGCTGCGGCTGCACGGGATGGTCGAGCGGCCGGTCGAGCTGACCTTCGCGGACCTGCTCGACCGTGGCCTGATCGAGCGGGACGTCACGTTGAGCTGCGTCTCCAACGAGGTCGGCGGCCCGTACGTGGGGACCACCCGCTGGCTCGGCGCGCCGCTCGCGCCGCTGCTGCGTCGGGCCGGGATCCGGGCCGGTGCCGACCAGCTGGTGGCCCGCTCCGCCGAGGGCATGACCATCGGCACCCCGCTGGCCACCCTGCTGGACGGCCGGGACGCGATGCTCGCCGTCGGCATGGACGGTGCGCCGCTGCCCTTCGCGCACGGCTTTCCGGTGCGGATGCTCACCCCCGGCGTCTACGGCTATGCGGGCGCCTGCAAGTGGGTCACCGAGCTGGAGGTGTCCACCTTCGACGCGTTCGACGCGTACTGGGTGCGGCGGGGCTGGGCCCGGGACGCGCCGGTGCGGACCGCCTCCCGGATCGACCGGCCGACCCCGTTCGCCCAGCTCGACGCCGGTACGGTCGGCGTCGCCGGGGTGGCCTGGGCGCAGCACCGGGGCATCTCGGCGGTGGAGGTCTCGGTCGACGACGGTCCCTGGCGCCGCGCCCGCCTGCTGCCCACCGCGTCCACCGACACCTGGGTCCAGTGGCGGTACGACTGGCCGGCCACCCCCGGCGGGCACAGCCTGCGGGTACGCGCCACCGACGGCACCGGCGCGACACAGCCGGAGGCCCGCCGCCCGCCCTTCCCCGCCGGCGCCACCGGCTGGCACACCGTCACCGTCACCGTGCGGTGA